The window CAAGTACCGGGACGGCAAGTATTTTTCCACCGCGGAGGTCGGCAAAACCCTGACCTACCGGGAGTACAGAAAACTTGCCGAACTCAAGCTGGTGGAGGTCTCCGACACAGACGCCTGGCGCGCTGAGTTTGGGCTGGAAAAGTGGACAGAAAAGAAGTATGAGCAGATACCCGAAACCCGCGCCAACGACGCCGCAGCGATGCTGATGGGCGTAACCAGGTGCGAGAATAATACTGAAGCGCCTTTCTATGTCTGGCGTCGCCTGCAGTACGCCAGGCGGAGCCTGCACCGGCAGAATTTCCAGGAAGGCGGAAAACGTCCCCGGTTTGGCGGCACTACTAACGGCGGCTTTTTTCGCAAAGGCGACTGGGTAGAGGCTGAAAAGGCCGGAGTAAGGTACCGAGGCTGGGTGTGCGGCATGCCGACAGAGAAAACGAAACTGGTAGGTGTGTCGGATACCGAAAACAAGCGCATAGGGCAGTTCAGCCCGAAGAAGGTAAGACTTCTGGCGAGAGCCGGAGGATTCTCATGGAAAGAGGTGAGAGGCCGCATTCCTCCCCCGGCTGAAGCCGGAGGAATCCTGCGGCTGACATCTTGAAGTTGGTGACTACGAGAATATTAAGCAAAAACTTGCAACGCTTTTAACCTGAGATTTGGGCCGGAACCATCCGGCCTTTCTTTTTTTTGTGGAGGTGTTTATTTTTATGTCGCTTGAAAAAGCCTACAAACTCATCGAAGAAGCGCGGATAGAGCTTTACAGCCACATCGCTGGCCGGCGTGTAGAAGAAGACGTAGCCTCTTTACCCGCCGGCGACTGCAACCCGCTTGGCTCATCCGCCACCTGGGACGGTAGAGTGCTGAAGTTTATCATCCCCGACTACCCGCCGCGCATAGCTGACGAAAAGAGACTTGAAAGGAAACTGCGCGACCGGTGGATCCGGATGATGATGGACGCGTTTTACGGGCTGGAACCCCAGCCTGCGTTTGAAGAAAAGGTGCTGTGTGTAATAAAATACGTCCTCCCTTTATGTGTCGAATGGGACGTAGACAACCGGTGGGTGAAGCCGTTTATCGACGGGCTGAGATACCTGAGAATCATAAAAAGTGATGGATGGAACAATATGGCATATATGGTAACAGGGGACGTGGATAAACTCAATCCGCGAACCGAGATTTACGTCGCTGAATTAGCCTTCATAGAGGAAATAATTGCCATGCTTTAACGTGAAAACCATCCTCGAAAACCACCGGAATACATATCCAAACACCCTGTCCAAACAAACATGGAAAATTAGGTGCGGAGGTTTGACACGTATAATTTGGGCGGGCAAACGTGCTTCAAGCCATACCACGCCTCAAGAAACCGGGTGTGAAAAACCAGGTTGATAAGTGTCCAACCAGGCCGAGGTGGGGCGTTAGCCCCACCGTTCATATCCGCCGAGCCGTTCATCCGTTCGCTCTTTTAGCCGCCTCAATCCCCCGCCCTCTCCGCCCAGCATCTTCCAGCCACAGCCGCCCTCATCCGCCCCTACAACCCCCGAAAAAACGTAAAAACGATTTCCAGTTTTAAATCGGTTTAAACGGCTTAAACCGGCTAAAAGGTAGAAGGTTTTAACCGGTGAAACCGGGTTTGGGGATTTAACCGATGGAACCGGGTTTGGGGATTTAACCGGTGGAACCGGCTTTAAGGATTTTACCGATGCGGCCGGGTTCGAACGATATGAGCGCAACAACCGAAAACGCATCGAACCGGGTTACCGGATTAAACCGGATGTCATCCACCTGCCTTGTTGCGCGGCGTTTAGTATAGCCTGGTTGTGTTTAAGAGCGCCGGGTTTAATCGGATGAACGTTAATACGGTTAAACGGATAAAGATACGTGGCGGAAGGCATCGGGTCTTGTTGTCATATGTGACAACAAGTTAATCGGGTGGAAATCCAGTTAATTTTGGAAGAATGCAGGATTTTTAGCAAAGGTGCCGAAAAATACTCCAGGGGTGCTCCAGGGGTGAAAAAAGGTTGCACAGACGGGCCAAAGCAACGTTAAAACGGCGATGATTTACACGCGTGTTCTCAACCGGGGACCGGCTGGGGTTCGCAGCACCGCCGACATGCTTTGAGGTTATGAAAGAGGGTTTTATACTGATCCGTATAAGACGCCATGATAAAAACGGCAACTGTACGCATCAGCCGACATTTCAGGGGTTATGCGCATAAAGGATATTTTTCCGAAAGGATCTTATACGGCACCTGTAGCGATTTTGGATTATTATATGAATCAATATAAACAATGTTAGGCCGAGAACAAGGAACGGGTTGATCAGAGTTCTTCGGTAGAACATTTTCGAAGGGGTAATAACAATGAAAGCTCTTACAGTAAGACAACCTTGGGCATGGGCCATAATGCATGCTGGAAAGGATATTGAAAATCGTGACTGGAAAACTCTACTGAGGGGGCCAGTTGCAATTCACGCCGCAAAGGGATTAACCAGAAAGGAATACGAAGAAGGAGTGAGGTTTATTCGACGCCATTATAAGAAGGAAATCCCATCATTTGAAACCATGGTCCGGGGAGCAATTATAGGGACAATCGAGATTGTTGATTGTGTCGACACATCAAAGTCAAAGTGGTTCTTTGGAGAATACGGGTTCGTACTGCAGAATCCTCGACCTATTGATCCGATCTATTGCAGTGGAGCCCTCAGTTTTTGGACTGTGCCATCAAGCATTGAGCGGAAGATGGGAAAAATGGCCTAACCCAACTTTCGATTTTCTAATACTAAAAATAAATTTTTCCACACGTATTTACTGGGCTGAGAGGTCATAAAACAGGCACTCATATTCTTGACCGAACGTTCAAACTCACTGGCGGCAATGGATCGTAGTGGAATTGACGTCCGGTGGAACGTCTTGTTGTGCGTGTTATTATCCATTTCGTATTCCCGCTAAGGAGGTCACCCGCTCTTTGAAATCCTGATATTCCTCGCCTTCGGCGGATTTCAGATCTGACAACCGATAGAACGTATTAGTTGACGGGGATTCTCTTCTTGCCATGTCCATATCAATCCTGTCCACATTGACAACGGTCCAGCACTCCACATAGCCTCCCGCTTTCGCTTTCTGGTGGCTTTTCTCTGCTTCACCAACTCGATTATGGATGTTGGAGAAATCTGTTCCACCCTTAACTTCAATCGCGATGATGTTCCTGAACCTGTTCCTGCTCATTTCCTCCCTGATTACAATGTCAGGATCAGGGGCAAACTCAATGAAAACCTTTCGCCCGGCTGCGTTCACGATTTCAATCTTGCTTGCACTGGAATTAGTGGCAGCATGTTGCACGATGTCATGGATTGCCTGAAACACGTCAACGATGCCAGTTACCCCTTTCTTCACGTTGGCGCCACCCCGCAACTGTGGACCAACAGTAAGCAATGTCAAATCATCAAGAAGTTCCCGGCTGAGCCTATCAGCCCCGATTCCATCAATAAGGGCAACAGCACTACTGATAAGGCCTTTGCACAAGTCGAGTAAGGCTTTCTTGTTGTTGTTAGTAAGGATTCCTTTTGTTTCCATTGATTTAAATGCGGAAACACCGAACTGTCTTGTATAGAATACCTTCTGGCTAAAACCAAGAAGCAATCGATAATAGCCAAGAAGGTAAGGGTTTGCTTCAAGCACACATGGAACCGGGTATACAAGTTCGCCACGCAAACCATGTTTCGCCAACGCCTTTAAGTTGTCTATCGGCACGTAAGCCGACAGCTCTTTATTCAGCGTTGCAAGATCCAAATCTTCAATAGCCTTGCTCAGCGCATCTTGAAGGTAAATGCTCCGAATCTGACCAAGCGCAAAAGAGAAATCAATTTGAAGTTCTGGAATTGGAATGTTGATATTCGGCATCACACAGCAACCTTGATAATTCTTTCTTCTGTAGCATTCAGCCTTTTCGCCGCTATTGCAACATATTCGGGATGAAGTTCAATACCTACATAGCGCCTGTATTGCTGGAGACAAACAACCCCCACCGTTCCAGTTCCAAAAAACGGATCAAGAACATAATCACCCGGCTTTGATGACGCCAAAATACAGGGATCGATCAATTTGGGTGGAAAAGTGGCAAAGTGGGCATCGGGGAACGCTTGGGTGTTTATATTCCATACACTTCTACGGTTGCGAAGCTTTCCGTTCAAACCAACTTCCTTCACAGCCTCGTAATCATATAAATAGCGTTCGGATTTCGTAAGCATAAATAAATATTCATGTGCCCGTGTCGGTCTGTCCTTCACACTTTCCGGCATTGCGTTGGGCTTGTGCCAGACAATATCGCTTCGCAAATACCAGCCATCATTCTGAAGGGCAAAAGCTAATCTCCACGGGATACCCTGGAGGTCTTTCGGCTTTAGTCCTTCCGGGGTGTCAGGTCTAACGGTCATTGCCCGTGCAGGGTTCTTCTTGTCAGTTGCACGGTAACCACGGTTACCGCTAGTGTAGCCGTCACCAATGTTCAGCCAAAGCGTTCCATCATCACGAAGAACCCTTTTGACTTCATTGAAGATCGCAACCAGATGATTCAAGAATTGTGGCAATGTGGTTTCTAAGCCAATTTGGCCGTCAATCCCATAGTCACGAAGACCCCAATAAGGAGGAGAAGTGACAACGCATTGGACCGAACTCGACGGTAACAGACGTAGCGCATGCAGGGCGTCACCCTCAAGGATTAGCGAATCATCTAGAACGATCTTATCTGGCGGATTAACTTTTCTATATCTCATCTCTGCTCCATAACATAGATTTTGCTGCCCAACGCCTGAATTCAGTTGCCGCCGATGCTTCTGACAGCGAGATGCGAATGCCTGTATTTGTGTGCCTTATCGAGAACCCCATAAGCAATCGGCATAAAACCCTCTTTCATAACCTCAAGGCATGTCGACGGGGCTTTAGAACCCCATCCGGTTCCCGGTTGAGAACGTGTGTGTAAATCATCGTCGTTTCAATATCACAGTGGCCCAAAAGCTCCTGGACCGTTCGAATATCGTAACCGCTTACAATTAAATGGGTTGTGACGTTTAATTTACATTTTGTAAGGCGTTATATTATATAAGGACATTCTTCAGTACTTCCATTTTTCCTTTTATATCTTAAAAAAAATTATCGAGGTGATCCACAGATGCCCAAGCCACCCGTCCTAACCGCCCGCGACGTAGAAACGTTAAAAACCTTGAACCGCTGCGTCGTCATGACCACCGCCCAGCTAAAAGAAGCCGGCGGCTTTCGCGATAGCCGGTGGTACCACTACAAGCGGCTCAAAGTGCTGGAGAAGAGAGGCTACATCCGCCGCAGCGGAGAGTATTTAGAGCTCACGCGCAAAGGTGTGGATATCGTAGCAGTTCCGGGTGAAAGCGAACCGGTTAAACGGCCCAAAACCCGGCAGGACAGGACGAAGCTGGCCGCCCTCTCCCGGATACATATAGAGATGCAGGACTGGGAGTTCCTGCCCGGCGGCGCCGCCAAACGCCAGTACCGGTTAAACCGGGGCGACCGGTTAAAAGGAGTGCTGCGTAAAAACGAAGAAATCGCCGTCTACGTCCTATCCGACAAACCGACGGCCAGGACGGTACAGAGAGTGAGGCAGGAGATCAGCCTTCTCTGGCGCGTCCGGATAGACAGCGCGCTGGTGCTCTGTCCGACGGTTAAAGCGTTGGAAGTTTTCGGAGACAAAGCTTTAGCGTTGAAACGGTTAATGGTTTTACCGTATGAAAACGGTTTACGGATTATCCGCAAGATCTTTCAACCCGGCGCGGTTGAAGAACTGTGCAGGAGATATATCGGCGATCATCCGGTAAAGCAGAGCAGGAAACTCTTTGCCGAGGCGGTGATAAAGGTCGGCGGGCAGGAAAGTTACGTGGCCGAACTCATGACGAACGACCTGGTGAAAAGAGAGCTGCTGCAAAGCCACGCCGGCAAGTGGCTCAGGCAGGAAGGCCGGGGGCTGTATATACTCTGCTTCGAGAGCCAGGCCAAATCCGTCATAGGAGACTTTAGGGAGACGGCGGAGGTAGTGGTTGTGCCGGATGGGTGGGTGAACCAGTAAAGGACAGGGGATGTGTTGGGTTGCTCTTGGCGCGCGGTAGGGTGTTATAGGTGTTGCCCAGTGGAAGTAACGGATAGGTAATGGTATAATTAAAAAATGAAGAGCCCAATGCCTTAATAGGGCACGTTGGGTTCTGTGAGGGGCGTGGACGGCCTTCTCACATTTAACACATCATTGAAAAGTGAGGCGGAAGTCGAGCGTCTACTCGACATAGTGGATGGCAAGTTCTTGTTCTTTGCGTTCATGCGTGCACATAACATACAGCAATCTCTCTTCGCGTTGCTCCCTCGGCCTGCAGCGCAAACCCGGCTGCCCGGAGTACAGGCCGAAAGAGCATGTCCGGATACTGCCGAAATGGTATGTTGGGGAGAAACAGAGTTGGCAGCCGGCTAATATGTGCAACTATGTCTCCTGCGAACACATTGTCCGCGAACAAAGCGGCAAGAAATGCGCTTTAGGTCTGCTCTGTCGCAGGAGACTGAAAGAAGAATGTGCGAGTTATCAGCCCAAAGAAGGTGTAAAACCGCAGTGCTTTCCTTTATGGTACAGGGCGAAGCTCATGCCGCCGGCGAAACCGCTCGCGCAGCGTCGTCCGCCCGGGAGGAAGCCGGTGTGCGGCTTGATGTCGTGCATACATAACAGCCGCAGGAACCTGACTCCTTACTGCACCATCGGGCTGCGGCGGCGCAAGAAAGAGAAGTGCGACTGCTACCGGCCAAAACCGAACGCGTTAAAAACAAACCTTCCGTGGTGGTACAAATCGGAAGGGTAAACATATCTCCTGTCCTTTCCCCCCGGCTGAAACCGCCGGGGGTACTTTTTTTGTGAAAAATATTCAAAAAGGTGTTGACACGTGCTTGGAGTGCACAGTAAAATATAAATGTGTTGCAGTGTAAGCAAATCATAAAGGGGGGTAACAAAAATGACCCAAAATGCCCCGGCGCAATTCCTATGTGTAAAAATAAGGAAATTTATGGTAATCTAAACCGTAGGAAAAGGAACTGAAAAAGTAAGTAAGTCAGTCACCTCCTCATAACCCCCTGGCTTAAAACCGGGGTTGCTCTTTTTTTAGGGCAAGAAAATATGCAGGCGTCAAAAACAAAGCCTGTTCGAAGAAAGAAGGTAAAAAAATGTATGGTAATACTGCCAAAAAATTGGGTATAATAGAAACAAAAAGTAAAGGTTATGAAGCCATGCCCAAAAGTAACGTACAATGGGAACCCAAGTTCACCATAACCCCGGTTATAGCAAAACACTTAATGGAGATTGAAGCTGCAAAGGTTGCTGTAGAACATACCCCGCTGCCCGTTTCGGTAGAAGCTAAATTGCGGCAACAGGCGCGTGTCCGTTCGAGCCACTATTCCACATATATCGA is drawn from Dehalococcoidia bacterium and contains these coding sequences:
- a CDS encoding ASCH domain-containing protein, with amino-acid sequence MKALTVRQPWAWAIMHAGKDIENRDWKTLLRGPVAIHAAKGLTRKEYEEGVRFIRRHYKKEIPSFETMVRGAIIGTIEIVDCVDTSKSKWFFGEYGFVLQNPRPIDPIYCSGALSFWTVPSSIERKMGKMA
- a CDS encoding XcyI family restriction endonuclease; protein product: MPNINIPIPELQIDFSFALGQIRSIYLQDALSKAIEDLDLATLNKELSAYVPIDNLKALAKHGLRGELVYPVPCVLEANPYLLGYYRLLLGFSQKVFYTRQFGVSAFKSMETKGILTNNNKKALLDLCKGLISSAVALIDGIGADRLSRELLDDLTLLTVGPQLRGGANVKKGVTGIVDVFQAIHDIVQHAATNSSASKIEIVNAAGRKVFIEFAPDPDIVIREEMSRNRFRNIIAIEVKGGTDFSNIHNRVGEAEKSHQKAKAGGYVECWTVVNVDRIDMDMARRESPSTNTFYRLSDLKSAEGEEYQDFKERVTSLAGIRNG
- a CDS encoding site-specific DNA-methyltransferase gives rise to the protein MRYRKVNPPDKIVLDDSLILEGDALHALRLLPSSSVQCVVTSPPYWGLRDYGIDGQIGLETTLPQFLNHLVAIFNEVKRVLRDDGTLWLNIGDGYTSGNRGYRATDKKNPARAMTVRPDTPEGLKPKDLQGIPWRLAFALQNDGWYLRSDIVWHKPNAMPESVKDRPTRAHEYLFMLTKSERYLYDYEAVKEVGLNGKLRNRRSVWNINTQAFPDAHFATFPPKLIDPCILASSKPGDYVLDPFFGTGTVGVVCLQQYRRYVGIELHPEYVAIAAKRLNATEERIIKVAV